GATGACACGCCGCATGAACGCAAATCCCTCTAGTGATGCGGCAAATTTTAAGAACAGGTACTTAAACCTATACTGCCCGGCTGCGTCGATCTCTGTTTATAGCTCAATGACAGAGCCAGGATTCGCCTGCTTTAGAACATGTATGTACGCCGGCAAGAGAGAGTAACTATTAGCAGTCGATCCTTGTGCGTCCTCCATGGAAACTTCTCTTGATTTCCACGCCTTCCAATATGATATCTTTACAGAATGATCTGCTAGCAGGAGGCGCTGGAGATCGACTGCCCGGGGACCTCGTGTGTTTCCCTCAAACTTTTACTGCATAATGCTACCGATCACCCGCGTTGTTGCTTGTCTATGGTAATTACTGCGCTCTTCGACGGTGCACGTGTGTGTCAGCGTAACACTCCTGATTTGGTAGTTGTCACAGTCTTCTAGTTTGACAATGTAGACACGCCATGGGCAAGTTGGTGATATGAATTTAAGCGTGAGAAGTTTTTTGCATGACCGATCCCTCCGAAAATGAAAGCGCCAGTTTAGGGCGTGGACTGCTAATTTGACGTTgcaatcttgtttgtttttgaaaacaCGTCCTACGAACAGTTCGTCCCCTTCGTACAATACATCTTGCACAACTAGTTCCATTCCTAGTCGACCTTTTAAGTTACCACAAAAATTCAATTAGCATGTTACCTATGTAAAATATCCGACTCTCATATATGTAagatatcatgtttttttttactatatagcATGTATTAAATTCAAGTACCTTCTTCTCGTTGCTCATCTAGGGTTGGTGCGGCATATCGATTGAATGATGCGAAGTTGAGACACATATCTTCGCGCGCCGCCTGAAGGGGAACCCTGAGGTCCAGTTCGAGGTTTAGGGGTTCAGCCATATAGTTCGCCGACGGACCGAAGAAACTACACTCCTTTACTGGTACGACTCCATCACTTGCATCTCTATTGAAATATGGCTCGGTATCATCTGCTATGTTAATTGTGTGGCTACCTAGGTGAGCGAGGAAATCCACTTCAACGGGGCTCACATCCACACTCTATGATGCAAGTGAAAAACAAATGTTAGTATCATGCACGTGTATTCCTATGATATTGTGTAGACGCGTTTGTAGACGTACCTCTGTTGTAGATTCAGTGTCGGAATCTTCGTCGTCACTAAACAGTTTCCGGCATGCGTTACTACGTTGGCCATAACCAATGTTAATAGAAGATGCTTCACCGTTGCTTTCATTAGTTTGTTGTGTGGCCATCATCCAACGTAGAACGGCTTCTTCATCGAGTAGTTTTTCCGCGAGACTGGAGTCGTATGTCGGTAGCGGCGGGAGACCGTCAAATGCCATAGGCAGTTTTCCTTTGTCTTGCCTTTCATGGGTCGCTGATGTGCTACCAACATCAGTATTCATAGTTTCTTTACATGGTATAAAGTGGTCGTGTTTGTTGTGCAACTTGGCGCTAGCCGCTTCGCTGTTTCCATCGTACGTTTCTATACCTTCGATCGAAACCTTCGACGAGTACAGACAAAAATTGTCCAGGTCAACATGGAGTGCTTGGAATATGGCCATGGTCTCGTCAGTACGTATTATTACGGGTCTGGACCTCACATCCGGTGGAGAGTCGAGATCCATCCACTCTGGCCATTGATACGAAAGATGGACCTCCCATCCATCATATTCCATCCCGAAAGCGGCTCTAACGAGCTCACGAACAACTGTTACTCGTTCGCCTTCACGTATAGTCATTCTCCGCACGGCGTTGAATGGGTTTGGGATGAACACCCAACTTCCATCGCCACCGATGCCCCATGAGCCGCTGACGACTCGAAGAGGACGGTCAGTTATTTCGGTTATAATAACCATTTGTACCTACGCGAAggatatatatcattaaatataGCAAAGTAGATGTGgttgtacaaaaaaaacaaaacaaagattttagTTGTCTTATACGCACTGTCTATTTACCTACCTCTGCAACTTTTACTTCAACCTTGATTTTCTTTTGGCaacctttggttttttttttgataagtgTGTTCATTTGTAAATGCTAGCTACGGTATCAGATATATATGTCAACGAGTCAGAACCACTTTAGGGCTACAATATTTACTCAGATATTTTGCTGAATAGTGTATGTGGGGCTATTGTCcacatgtttttgattttcgaATCCTCATGATCCCCCCCATAACCCGGGATGCGATAGGAAGGTTTACACTGCAAAGCGGATGTCACGTCAAAGTGTCAATGTTTTACCTTTATGCACCATGAGATTTTTTTAGATAGACTTACAGTATACGCGcatttaaatgtttttcttagcGATAAGGGTTTTCGCCAGTGGATTAGTAGCTGGATTCGACACACGTGTCGCCCCgatacatattttattatctGATGTATGCGCGAAACCCATGTTATTATACTATTTACGGATTCTCCAAAATCTTTACCTACTAATGCTACCATCGTAGTTCGTAGTGTCTCTGCATTTGCATTAAATGCCTTGGATACGTATCACCGATAGGTATTCTCTCTCCTAAATGTGTCATGTCGACCGTCCAGTGGACGATTTTTGGGGCAACTCAAGTGGCGATGTCATGATTCGTGTGTACTTATAAAATGACATGTTTTTTATATGATATCCTTATTCACGGTAACAGACTTGTTTGTAATTGATCTTCCTTGGTATTCATCTTCTTTAGCCCATGGGCTTAGTTGATTAACACTACCATGCGTAACGACTAGTTCTGGCCCGTTACCGTTTTCGAAATCTCGAAGAACCCTGTACCACAGAAGATGGTTCCGGGACAATGGAAATCCACATGTGGAAAACGTAGGGTACATGTGATTGTTCTAAGAcatacatatgttttttttgcagGAATGGAGTTTCACGAATGCATGCGTACTAGTATTACATGTGTAGGGAGATATCAATCCATTGCATAATAACTCGAACAATTATTTCGTAAAAGCATGAGTTAGGCTCAATCTATGTAAGTTGTTTTCGTAGGCGTCACCCCCTTATACTCAGTTTAACTACTAACCGATTACAACCTATGCATGTTTTTTGTAACAAGTTATTTCAATTTATATCAGTCTCATCATTGGTAGGAGATTACCTCCTACCAATGTTGTTCCCTACATAGAATAATCTACAGGTGGGGCACCTTTACTCCCGCCTAATCATCGAAGATTGTTTGGACTTTTCAGCCTTCCCTAAAACGTTATTTACCAAGTTTTTCTGCCACAAAgttattttctctgttttacgAAATACCATGGTCATCTACCTAAATCACTCTTAAAACTAATTCCACGAACTGTGAGGTGAATTTACAAATAAGCAAAAGTAAAGGGACGTattacaaataaagaaaagtgaTCGCTAGAAAAAAGACAGAACAGTACAGATTGGTGTGATCGAACAACACCGTCATTCATACCGACAACATATTAAACATAACCCCTGTTTTAAGAATCTCCAATCTAAATATTCTGCTTCAAATCGACGCAACTCTATATCACCCACTGTTTCGAATTCTCAGTTACTAAGGGGTTTTTATCAGTAATGGCTACGACTCGAATGGTGAGGGTTGCGCAAGATGGTTCTGGGGATTACTGCTCTGTTCAAGACGCAATCGACTCGGTGCCTTTAGGTAACACTTGTAGGACTGTGATTCGTCTCTCACCCGGGATTTATCGGCAACCGGTTTACGTGCCCAAGAGGAAAAACTTCATTACCTTCGCCGGAATCTCACCGGAGATCACGGTTTTGACTTGGAACAATACGGCTACGAAGATTGAACATCACCAGGTACTCGTTGCTATATCTGTACATATCTTGGTGTTTTGATACGGCTCtgatttggtttgattgtgttgTTTTTTGGGCAGGCGTCTAGAGTCATTGGGACTGGTACGTTTGGGTGTGGGAGTGTTATTGTTGAAGGTGAAGACTTTATTGCTGAGAACATTACTTTTGAGAACTCTGCTCCTGAGGTATTCAAAATNNNNNNNNNNNNNNNNNNNNNNNNNNNNNNNNNNNNNNNNNNNNNNNNNNNNNNNNNNNNNNNNNNNNNNNNNNNNNNNNNNNNNNNNNNNNNNNNNNNNNNNNNNNNNNNNNNNNNNNNNNNNNNNNNNNNNNNNNNNNNNNNNNNNNNNNNNNNNNNNNNNNNNNNNNNNNNNNNNNNNNNNNNNNNNNNNNNNNNNNNNNNNNNNNNNNNNNNNNNNNNNNNNNNNNNNNNNNNNNNNNNNNNNNNNNNNNNNNNNNNNNNNNNNNNNNNNNNNNNNNNNNNNNNNNNNNNNNNNNNNNNNNNNNNNNNNNNNNNNNNNNNNNNNNNNNNNNNNNNNNNNNNNNNNNNNNNNNNNNNNNNNNNNNNNNNNNNNNNNNNNNNNNNNNNNNNNNNNNNNNNNNNNNNNNNNNNNNNNNNNNNNNNNNNNNNNNNNNNNNNNNNNNNNNNNNNNNNNNNNNNNNNNNNNNNNNNNNNNNNNNNNNNNNNNNNNNNNNNNNNNNNNNNNNNNNNNNNNNNNNNNNNNNNNNNNNNNNNNNNNNNNNNNNNNNNNNNNNNNNNNNNNNNNNNNNNNNNNNNNNNNNNNNNNNNNNNNNNNNNNNNNNNNNNNNNNNNNNNNNNNNNNNNNNNNNNNNNNNNNNNNNNNNNNNNNNNNNNNNNNNNNNNNNNNNNNNNNNNNNNNNNNNNNNNNNNNNNNNNNNNNNNNNNNNNNNNNNNNNNNNNNNNNNNNNNNNNNNNNNNNNNNNNNNNNNNNNNNNNNNNNNNNNNNNNNNNNNNNNNNNNNNNNNNNNNNNNNNNNNNNNNNNNNNNNNNNNNNNNNNNNNNNNNNNNNNNNNNNNNNNNNNNNNNNNNNNNNNNNNNNNNNNNNNNNNNNNNNNNNNNNNNNNNNNNNNNNNNNNNNNNNNNNNNNNNNNNNNNNNNNNNNNNNNNNNNNNNNNNNNNNNNNNNNNNNNNNNNNNNNNNNNNNNNNNNNNNNNNNNNNNNNNNNNNNNNNNNNNNNNNNNNNNNNNNNNNNNNNNNNNNNNNNNNNNNNNNNNNNNNNNNNNNNNNNNNNNNNNNNNNNNNNNNNNNNNNNNNNNNNNNNNNNNNNNNNNNNNNNNNNNNNNNNNNNNNNNNNNNNNNNNNNNNNNNNNNNNNNNNNNNNNNNNNNNNNNNNNNNNNNNNNNNNNNNNNNNNNNNNNNNNNNNNNNNNNNNNNNNNNNNNNNNNNNNNNNNNNNNNNNNNNNNNNNNNNNNNNNNNNNNNNNNNNNNNNNNNNNNNNNNNNNNNNNNNNNNNNNNNNNNNNNNNNNNNNNNNNNNNNNNNNNNNNNNNNNNNNNNNNNNNNNNNNNNNNNNNNNNNNNNNNNNNNNNNNNNNNNNNNNNNNNNNNNNNNNNNNNNNNNNNNNNNNNNNNNNNNNNNNNNNNNNNNNNNNNNNNNNNNNNNNNNNNNNNNNNNNNNNNNNNNNNNNNNNNNNNNNNNNNNNNNNNNNNNNNNNNNNNNNNNNNNNNNNNNNNNNNNNNNNNNNNNNNNNNNNNNNNNNNNNNNNNNNNNNNNNNNNNNNNNNNNNNNNNNNNNNNNNNNNNNNNNNNNNNNNNNNNNNNNNNNNNNNNNNNNNNNNNNNNNNNNNNNNNNNNNNNNNNNNNNNNNNNNNNNNNNNNNNNNNNNNNNNNNNNNNNNNNNNNNNNNNNNNNNNNNNNNNNNNNNNNNNNNNNNNNNNNNNNNNNNNNNNNNNNNNNNNNNNNNNNNNNNNNNNNNNNNNNNNNNNNNNNNNNNNNNNNNNNNNNNNNNNNNNNNNNNNNNNNNNNNNNNNNNNNNNNNNNNNNNNNNNNNNNNNNNNNNNNNNNNNNNNNNNNNNNNNNNNNNNNNNNNNNNNNNNNNNNNNNNNNNNNNNNNNNNNNNNNNNNNNNNNNNNNNNNNNNNNNNNNNNNNNNNNNNNNNNNNNNNNNNNNNNNNNNNNNNNNNNNNNNNNNNNNNNNNNNNNNNNNNNNNNNNNNNNNNNNNNNNNNNNNNNNNNNNNNNNNNNNNNNNNNNNNNNNNTATATCTGTACATATCTTGGTGTTTTGATACGGCTCtgatttggtttgattgtgttgTTTTTTGGGCAGGCGTCTAGAGTCATTGGGACTGGTACGTTTGGGTGTGGGAGTGTTATTGTTGAAGGTGAAGACTTTATTGCTGAGAACATTACTTTTGAGAACTCTGCTCCTGAGGTATTCAAAATAAAGTCTCTTCCTTTTTACATTTTCAGTACTGTTCAGTGTAGAATCAACAGTTGAGTAAGGTTTAATGTTACAACTGATTAGGCTTTGAAAAATGTTTACTTTCTTATGCCGTTACACTTTAATTAGGCTTTAATCATTTCTTATGAAATGTTGTTTGTGTGAAATTTTATACTAGTAATGGTTTATGAATATAGGGATCAGGACAAGCTGTGGCTATACGAGTCACTGCAGACCGATGCGCCTTTTATAACTGTCGATTTCTAGGCTGGCAGGTATGTTCAGctgtgtttttattatatagattacatCAAATTGTTAGTGTTACTCTATTGAGTTGTGTAAGTGTATTGTGGATTGTGTTGCAAATACTGGAATCTATGTACTTGTGTAGTTTAGATGTGGCTTATAGCTGAATGCAAACTGTGAAAATGCAGGATACGTTGTATTTACATCATGGGAAACAGTATTTGAAAGACTGCTACGTCGAGGGAAGCGTGGATTTCATATTTGGAAACAGCACTGCACTTTTGGAACACTGCCATATCAACTGCAAATCGCAGGGTTTCATAACAGCACAAAGCCGGAAAACATCTCAGGAATCTACTGGTTATGTATTTTTAAGGTCTGGCTTCACAGTGATTTTACTTACCATCTCGTACAGCTTCTACATTCATTTAAGGAAACTCAGCTTCTACAAACTTTTTGTTCGCAGATGTGTGATCANTATATCTGTACATATCTTGGTGTTTTGATACGGCTCtgatttggtttgattgtgttgTTTTTTGGGCAGGCGTCTAGAGTCATTGGGACTGGTACGTTTGGGTGTGGGAGTGTTATTGTTGAAGGTGAAGACTTTATTGCTGAGAACATTACTTTTGAGAACTCTGCTCCTGAGGTATTCAAAATAAAGTCTCTTCCTTTTTACATTTTCAGTACTGTTCAGTGTAGAATCAACAGTTGAGTAAGGTTTAATGTTACAACTGATTAGGCTTTGAAAAATGTTTACTTTCTTATGCCGTTACACTTTAATTAGGCTTTAATCATTTCTTATGAAATGTTGTTTGTGTGAAATTTTATACTAGTAATGGTTTATGAATATAGGGATCAGGACAAGCTGTGGCTATACGAGTCACTGCAGACCGATGCGCCTTTTATAACTGTCGATTTCTAGGCTGGCAGGTATGTTCAGctgtgtttttattatatagattacatCAAATTGTTAGTGTTACTCTATTGAGTTGTGTAAGTGTATTGTGGATTGTCATGCAAATACTGGAATCTATGTACTTGTGTAGTTTAGATGTGGCTTATAGCTGAATGCAAACTGTGAAAATGCAGGATACGTTGTATTTACATCATGGGAAACAGTATTTGAAAGACTGCTACGTCGAGGGAAGCGTGGATTTCATATTTGGAAACAGCACTGCACTTTTGGAACACTGCCATATCAACTGCAAATCGCAGGGTTTCATAACAGCACAAAGCCGGAAAACATCTCAGGAATCTACTGGTTATGTATTTTTAAGGTCTGGCTTCACAGTGATTTTACTTACCATCTCGTACAGCTTCTACATTCATTTAAGGAAACTCAGCTTCTACAAACTTTTTGTTCGCAGATGTGTGATCACTGGAAATGGTCAGAACGGGTATGTGTATCTCGGAAGGCCATGGGGACCATTTGGGAGAGTGATCTTTGCATACACTTACATGGATGCCTGTGTGAGAAATGTAGGTTGGCATAACTGGGGAAATgcagagaatgagagaagtgcTTGCTTTTATGAGTACAGGTACATTACCTGACATTTCTTGACTGTAACAAGTTTACCATAAATAAACAGTTTGTGATGATACTCTTTTTGATGTAAAAACCTCAGGTGTTTTGGCCCGGGTAGCTGTTCGTCTGGACGTGTTCCGTGGTCAAGAGAACTGATGGATGACGAAGCTGGACACTTTGTGCATCATAGTTTTGTGGATCCAGATCAGGACCGGCCTTGGTTATGCCTGAGAATGGGAGTGAAATTACCTTATTCGGCATAGagtactgaaaaaaaaatgttgttaacTCGGCGAGGCGTAGAATAACGAAGGATCATGTAGAACCTACTGTGTACCAAGTATCAAAACTTGggattatattttgttaaagtgAATAAGTTGCACTAAAAAACTTAGATCTTCCATAGAATGTCATTTTATTACACTACTCTTCATGATTTCTTCTTGTCAAACAAATGCGTTTTGTACAGGCAAGTAGAGTAATTACGCTTTAAAGTTAGGAACATGGCAATatgggcatttggtctagtggtatgattctcgcttagggtgcgagaggtcccgagttcaattctcggaatgcccccaATTTTagcattttctgtttttttttaccacacTACTAACAGCTTTTCACTACTTATGTTAAACAACTTACCCAGTGGGGAATTTCAAATGTTACTAACAATCTTCCTATTGGTTTGCTTTTACAAATTTGGATGGGTTTGGTGAAGAATATAAAGCAAATGATTCACAAGAGCTTTGTCACCAGTCAATTACATCATGTTCAATCAAATAACACAGAAGTCAGAAGTAGACTCGAGTTCTAATTTCAATATTAGATTCTCGGAATCACCATCCAcaaaatcgagagagagagagagagagaaacactcaagagaaggagaagagacaCAAAGAGAGCACAACACAAGTTGTTCAGTAACATAGATTTTGGCCAGGCTGGTGAAGAGAGAGGCTTCACCTGGTGAGTTTGAAGTATAAGATCAAGATAATGGCGAGGACAAGGACTGTGATAATCGCACCGATAGTCCATTTGTTCCTATTCATCCTCCTCGTCATCGCTGTCAATATTTTCTTGCTCTTTCCCACGTTATCATCAACTGCATGAAGCGTTTCATGGGCTCGTAGGAGAGACTGTCTCTGGCCGTGCAAATCCTGAAGGATTGAAACACCAATCTCTTCAGTCTCCAACATTGTTCTCCTACTGTCTTTGACTCTGTCTGTGGATCGGCCTAAACGCTCTGTTGACATCATCAATCTTGATCTTTGATCAGCTGAAGCCTAACCCATTTGTTAATCAGTCAgagaaatcaaaatttgttttaaagaacACGATCAAGATTTGATGTATTGAACAAATCTCTACGTACCGTCAATGTGTCAGCCCTACCAGCTTCTAGTAACTCATCTCGAGCAGTAGCGTTTAAGTTCCCAGATGTGATTCTCTTCACTTCAGTCTTGAAATTGTTAAGATCGGATTTGTATTCCCTTAATTTGACAAGGAGGCTGGATTTAACATTGGGTGGAAGGCTTCTTGCCTCAAGGTCCATTTTCTTAACCTGAAAAATAACAAAGCAACCATCAATCACATTACGGGACTATGGTAAAACTTTCATATCCCATTAGAGCTATGCAGATCACATACCAATGCTTCTGCTTCCTCAACCCCAGATTTTATATCAGATAGCTTCTGCTTCTTTTGTTCTGCAAATTAGTAAAGTCCACACTCAATTCATATTATGAAAAAGGGAACAAATTCTGGCAGGTTATGATCTATTCATACTAATAACAAAGTTGGTGAACAGCAGGGACGtctaaaacaaaagcaaacatcATAGTTGGAGATCTTAAAGAAGCTTCTCTATTATTCTATTAGTCGCATTCACAAGCTACATATAACTACAATAAGATAAAATTGAATATACCTCCATCATCAAGGGCATTGGCTGAAGTACACTTCTTAGAGAGATTTGCAGAAAGCTCACAGTATTGCCTCTCATATCTTTCAAACACAAGACTCATCGTTCCCAGGAAACAAAAAGGTCCCAATGTAAAATCAAAGCGAAGATCTTCAACAACAATACACGAAATTAATCTCTAAAAAACAACCTAATAATACACCACCACAATGATATCTATCAATCTACATTTGTGCTAAATCGTTAAAATTAACATCGAAATTGAAGCGATCATGAGAGAACATCGCCGGAGCCAAAGCGGATGGGTAAAACAACATGAAATTAAGGGAAATCAGATATATGGAGACTACAGGTTAAAGATGGTTAGGAGAAAGAGGGATGAAAAAACATTAACGAACCCGAATCGATctgcagagaagaagatgacgcCGGCGACAACGGAATGTGGATGACGCGGAGATCCGACGAAGACAGACAATTCTAGACAGAGCTCTgaaaaaagagagattcttttttttttagtgataaataaatatatatttatggttaTTGGAATTGGATTATGAAGTTTaggtttcttttgttaaaaaaaaaaatataggttattattcagttaatgaGTTCTAAAAATCTTTCCAAATTCCAGGTTACTGAAAATGATATTTGTATATTGTGtcattcaaaacagtttgttaaaattatatgaaatctaCTGTTTATTCAAACAATAAcaaatgttttttgaaaaagagtttttaatagaattttaagagatttcatatttatttttaattgaaaacaGTGATTAGAAAACAGTATTGGTAGAGGTAGAATTTAGAGAAATTTCAttccaaatattaaataaaactatatcaGTACAATTTTGGTTACATCACCTGCTTGCCCACGAGAAGAGATTGTCCTTTGGTTGAATTTCAGTTTTTAGTGGCTTGAATAAGTTTAGCCATTCTTTTTTATAAGTCTGCACTA
The sequence above is drawn from the Camelina sativa cultivar DH55 chromosome 4, Cs, whole genome shotgun sequence genome and encodes:
- the LOC104780154 gene encoding pectinesterase 31 produces the protein MATTRMVRVAQDGSGDYCSVQDAIDSVPLGNTCRTVIRLSPGIYRQPVYVPKRKNFITFAGISPEITVLTWNNTATKIEHHQASRVIGTGTFGCGSVIVEGEDFIAENITFENSAPEGSGQAVAIRVTADRCAFYNCRFLGWQDTLYLHHGKQYLKDCYVEGSVDFIFGNSTALLEHCHINCKSQGFITAQSRKTSQESTGYVFLRCVITGNGQNGYVYLGRPWGPFGRVIFAYTYMDACVRNVGWHNWGNAENERSACFYEYRCFGPGSCSSGRVPWSRELMDDEAGHFVHHSFVDPDQDRPWLCLRMGVKLPYSA
- the LOC104780155 gene encoding vesicle transport v-SNARE 13, which produces MSLVFERYERQYCELSANLSKKCTSANALDDGEQKKQKLSDIKSGVEEAEALVKKMDLEARSLPPNVKSSLLVKLREYKSDLNNFKTEVKRITSGNLNATARDELLEAGRADTLTASADQRSRLMMSTERLGRSTDRVKDSRRTMLETEEIGVSILQDLHGQRQSLLRAHETLHAVDDNVGKSKKILTAMTRRMNRNKWTIGAIITVLVLAIILILYFKLTR